A genomic region of Caenorhabditis elegans chromosome V contains the following coding sequences:
- the C29F3.7 gene encoding CUB-like domain-containing protein (Confirmed by transcript evidence): protein MNIYFLAFIAFLISQSEVSCEVPQCEKGFIIFDKPHNLLNGTYFPDGFKSSSPQLFPDNYSCDFKINVPQNYFATIQLTVNITSSNNKSAPVQAVDQMQNVEQVFSTKSESFYFVSNGGNIKLSTGNRKVQFGFSIFWDTYQFIQTKYLNFSRSATLPPLYSNMPDQQVVITADTRISATIVPPGVKDSFQYLRGVLFFDGTTRNSTYLGTGLQLLTGKSQYVSTSNQMLISYIGDSWAVNNSPIVLQDYENTKSICKFEWILCPDDQDCDGIVSLDGTKGSVALQLYHNKFETSFVLNKTLGFGKLEVFDGGVTKTNLITTYDVNRSELNLPQEFFGRLTTLVFTGETASLTFTRRDDAFDETTSFGRKGFISSDSYGNSFQEAFHINAPVKNPDTIFKVNIATADLSGSTTLIVYCYRYIELTRELSFNSTNLPPLNTTITFHGNFLHIEYYPNGTDSSKLFLNFDIEKSVTRSSEFFFACVIVFLFLF from the exons atgaacatttattttctagcctttattgcatttttgatTTCACAATCAGAAGTATCTTGTGAAGTTCCAc AGTGTGAAAAAggattcattatttttgacaaaCCACACAATTTGTTAAATGGAACATATTTCCCGGATGGATTCAAATCTTCTAGCCCGCAACTGTTTCCAGACAATTATAGCTGCGACTTCaaa ATCAACGTGCCGCAGAACTATTTTGCAACTATCCAATTAACTGTAAATATCACAAGTTCAAATAATAAATCAGCCCCAGTCCAAGCGGTGGATCAAATGCAAAACGTTGAACA agttttttctACGAAATCCGAGtcgttttattttgtttccaatGGAGGAAACATAAAACTATCCACTGGTAatcgaaaagttcaatttggattctcaattttctgggACACAT atcaattcATACAAACAAAATATCTGAATTTCTCCCGATCGGCAACTTTACCTCCACTTTACTCAAACATGCCTGACCAACAAGTCGTGATCACTGCTGATACCAGAATATCCGCCACAATTGTGCCACCAGGTGTCAAGGACAGCTTTCAATACTTGCGTGGAGTACTGTTCTTCGATGGAACTACCAGAAACTCGACGTATCTTGGAACAGGACTTCAGTTATTGACGGGAAAATCACAATATGTTAGCACTTCGAATCAAATGCTAATTTCGTATATTGGTGATTCCTGGGCTGTAAACAATAGTCCCATTGTGCTTCAGGACtatgaaaatacaaaatctaTTTGCAAATTCGAGTGGATTTTGTGTCCAGATGACCAAGACTGTGACGGCATTGTTTCATTGGATGGAACAAAAGGTTCAGTCGCCCTACAACTATATCACAACAAATTCGAAACAAGCTTCGTTTTAAATAAGACACTTGGCTTTGGTAAATTAGAGGTTTTTGATGGCGGGGTCACTAAAACAAATTTGATCACAACTTATGA TGTAAACAGAAGCGAGCTTAACCTACCTCAAGAATTTTTTGGCCGGTTAACAACACTTGTTTTCACAGGTGAGACCGCGTCTCTCACCTTCACACGAAGAGATGATGCATTCGATGAGACAACTTCCTTCGGAAGAAAAGGATTCATTTCATCCGACTCATATGGAAACTCATTCCAAGAAGCTTTCCATATCAACGCACCCGTAAAAAATCCGGACACTATATTTAAAGTTAACATTGCTACAGCGGATTTAAGTGGGTCAACCACACTAATAGTATATTGCTATAGATATATCGAGTTAACAAGAGAACTGAG CTTTAATTCTACAAATCTTCCACCTCTCAACACTACTATAACCTTTCACGGAAACTTTTTGCACATTGAATATTACCCAAACGGTACCGATTCAAGCAAactatttctcaattttgatatCGAAAAGTCTGTGACACGTTCTTCTGAATTCTTTTTCGCCTGCGTAATTGTCtttctgtttttgttttga
- the C29F3.7 gene encoding CUB-like domain-containing protein (Confirmed by transcript evidence), with product MNIYFLAFIAFLISQSEVSCEVPHNYSCDFKINVPQNYFATIQLTVNITSSNNKSAPVQAVDQMQNVEQVFSTKSESFYFVSNGGNIKLSTGNRKVQFGFSIFWDTYQFIQTKYLNFSRSATLPPLYSNMPDQQVVITADTRISATIVPPGVKDSFQYLRGVLFFDGTTRNSTYLGTGLQLLTGKSQYVSTSNQMLISYIGDSWAVNNSPIVLQDYENTKSICKFEWILCPDDQDCDGIVSLDGTKGSVALQLYHNKFETSFVLNKTLGFGKLEVFDGGVTKTNLITTYDVNRSELNLPQEFFGRLTTLVFTGETASLTFTRRDDAFDETTSFGRKGFISSDSYGNSFQEAFHINAPVKNPDTIFKVNIATADLSGSTTLIVYCYRYIELTRELSFNSTNLPPLNTTITFHGNFLHIEYYPNGTDSSKLFLNFDIEKSVTRSSEFFFACVIVFLFLF from the exons atgaacatttattttctagcctttattgcatttttgatTTCACAATCAGAAGTATCTTGTGAAGTTCCAc ACAATTATAGCTGCGACTTCaaa ATCAACGTGCCGCAGAACTATTTTGCAACTATCCAATTAACTGTAAATATCACAAGTTCAAATAATAAATCAGCCCCAGTCCAAGCGGTGGATCAAATGCAAAACGTTGAACA agttttttctACGAAATCCGAGtcgttttattttgtttccaatGGAGGAAACATAAAACTATCCACTGGTAatcgaaaagttcaatttggattctcaattttctgggACACAT atcaattcATACAAACAAAATATCTGAATTTCTCCCGATCGGCAACTTTACCTCCACTTTACTCAAACATGCCTGACCAACAAGTCGTGATCACTGCTGATACCAGAATATCCGCCACAATTGTGCCACCAGGTGTCAAGGACAGCTTTCAATACTTGCGTGGAGTACTGTTCTTCGATGGAACTACCAGAAACTCGACGTATCTTGGAACAGGACTTCAGTTATTGACGGGAAAATCACAATATGTTAGCACTTCGAATCAAATGCTAATTTCGTATATTGGTGATTCCTGGGCTGTAAACAATAGTCCCATTGTGCTTCAGGACtatgaaaatacaaaatctaTTTGCAAATTCGAGTGGATTTTGTGTCCAGATGACCAAGACTGTGACGGCATTGTTTCATTGGATGGAACAAAAGGTTCAGTCGCCCTACAACTATATCACAACAAATTCGAAACAAGCTTCGTTTTAAATAAGACACTTGGCTTTGGTAAATTAGAGGTTTTTGATGGCGGGGTCACTAAAACAAATTTGATCACAACTTATGA TGTAAACAGAAGCGAGCTTAACCTACCTCAAGAATTTTTTGGCCGGTTAACAACACTTGTTTTCACAGGTGAGACCGCGTCTCTCACCTTCACACGAAGAGATGATGCATTCGATGAGACAACTTCCTTCGGAAGAAAAGGATTCATTTCATCCGACTCATATGGAAACTCATTCCAAGAAGCTTTCCATATCAACGCACCCGTAAAAAATCCGGACACTATATTTAAAGTTAACATTGCTACAGCGGATTTAAGTGGGTCAACCACACTAATAGTATATTGCTATAGATATATCGAGTTAACAAGAGAACTGAG CTTTAATTCTACAAATCTTCCACCTCTCAACACTACTATAACCTTTCACGGAAACTTTTTGCACATTGAATATTACCCAAACGGTACCGATTCAAGCAAactatttctcaattttgatatCGAAAAGTCTGTGACACGTTCTTCTGAATTCTTTTTCGCCTGCGTAATTGTCtttctgtttttgttttga